A single Deinococcus betulae DNA region contains:
- a CDS encoding BMP family ABC transporter substrate-binding protein — MKKLLLAAAPLSLALLFTAAVPAAQAQQGAKLKACFIYVGPVGDIGWSYAHDEARKKAMKALPWLDTKYVESVPEGQAAPVIDRLVKDSCKVIFTTSFGFMDQTLDAAKKYPNVIFAHASGFKRAPNMATYMADFYQLYYLNGMMAAAVSKSDKLGYVAAFPVPELKRHISAFALGARAVNPKATVSVKWINAWFDPNKAREAAEALISEGAGALAFTEDTATVVQTAASRKIPSFAHYSPMYKFAPDYVVSGQLVHWDKIYIDFLSKVRTGTYTAKNLQNVDYWNLLRGGSVELGAQDGMAINPKWVGALKAKSVTVSGKKVSVYDRVTQLSAEMQKGGKFDPFTGPLKDRNGILRVAAGKVATVAELNNMAWVAPGVVGQVADEPKK; from the coding sequence ATGAAAAAATTGCTGCTCGCCGCCGCGCCCCTGTCTCTGGCTCTGCTGTTCACAGCGGCCGTGCCCGCCGCCCAGGCCCAGCAGGGGGCCAAACTGAAGGCCTGCTTTATCTACGTGGGGCCGGTGGGCGACATCGGCTGGAGTTACGCCCACGACGAAGCGCGCAAAAAGGCCATGAAGGCCCTGCCCTGGCTGGACACCAAATACGTGGAGAGCGTGCCCGAGGGCCAGGCGGCGCCTGTGATTGACCGTCTGGTCAAAGATAGCTGCAAGGTGATCTTTACCACCTCGTTCGGCTTCATGGACCAGACCCTGGACGCCGCCAAGAAGTACCCCAACGTAATTTTTGCCCACGCCAGCGGCTTCAAGCGCGCGCCCAACATGGCAACCTATATGGCCGACTTTTATCAGCTGTACTACCTGAACGGCATGATGGCCGCCGCAGTCAGCAAGAGCGACAAACTCGGCTACGTGGCGGCCTTTCCGGTCCCCGAACTCAAGCGCCACATCAGCGCCTTTGCCCTGGGCGCCCGCGCCGTCAACCCCAAGGCCACGGTCAGCGTCAAGTGGATCAACGCCTGGTTTGACCCCAACAAGGCCCGCGAGGCCGCCGAGGCGCTCATCAGTGAGGGGGCCGGCGCCCTGGCCTTTACCGAGGACACCGCCACAGTGGTGCAAACGGCGGCCAGCCGCAAGATTCCCAGCTTTGCCCACTATTCGCCCATGTACAAATTCGCGCCCGACTACGTGGTCAGCGGGCAGCTGGTGCACTGGGACAAGATTTACATTGACTTTCTGAGCAAGGTGCGCACCGGCACCTACACGGCCAAAAACCTGCAAAACGTGGACTACTGGAACCTGCTGCGCGGCGGCAGCGTCGAACTGGGCGCACAGGACGGCATGGCGATTAACCCCAAGTGGGTGGGCGCCCTGAAGGCCAAGAGCGTCACGGTCAGCGGCAAGAAAGTCAGCGTCTATGACCGCGTGACTCAGCTGAGCGCCGAGATGCAGAAGGGCGGCAAGTTCGACCCCTTCACGGGTCCCCTGAAAGACCGCAACGGCATCCTGCGCGTGGCGGCCGGCAAGGTGGCGACGGTCGCCGAGCTGAACAACATGGCCTGGGTGGCCCCCGGCGTGGTGGGCCAGGTGGCCGACGAGCCCAAGAAGTAA
- a CDS encoding pyruvate, water dikinase regulatory protein, translating to MPEPRTVMIVSDHTGLTAENIARALLAHFPAQPLLYLRRPFTADVAAAQAVHREVCALADRGERPLVFTTVTRADVLAELQLCPAEVFDLLGPGLGVLEREFGMPAVREVGRHHDMHDSEAYLSRMDALDFALATDDGVGDRQYGLSDVILVGVSRAGKTPTSLFLALQHGVRASNYPLAEDDFERTGLPLPLEPWRAKLHGLTIDPRRLHAIRTQRKAGSRYASLEQCEHEVRRAERLFQRAGIPVRDTTTASVEEIAAGILNTLRRR from the coding sequence ATGCCCGAGCCGCGCACCGTCATGATTGTCAGCGACCACACCGGCCTGACGGCTGAGAACATCGCCCGCGCGCTGCTGGCGCATTTTCCGGCCCAGCCGCTGCTGTACCTGCGCCGGCCCTTCACGGCGGACGTGGCGGCCGCGCAGGCGGTTCACCGCGAGGTCTGCGCGCTGGCTGACCGGGGCGAGCGACCCCTGGTCTTTACCACGGTGACCCGCGCTGATGTGCTGGCCGAGTTGCAGCTGTGCCCGGCCGAGGTCTTTGACCTGCTGGGGCCGGGGCTGGGGGTTCTGGAGCGTGAATTTGGGATGCCCGCTGTGCGCGAGGTGGGCCGTCACCACGACATGCACGACAGCGAGGCTTACCTGTCGCGCATGGACGCCCTGGACTTCGCCCTGGCCACGGACGACGGCGTGGGCGACCGGCAATACGGGCTGTCCGACGTGATTCTGGTGGGGGTATCGCGCGCGGGCAAGACGCCGACCAGCCTCTTTCTGGCGCTGCAACACGGCGTGCGGGCCAGCAACTACCCGCTGGCCGAGGATGACTTTGAACGCACCGGGCTGCCGCTGCCGCTGGAACCGTGGCGTGCCAAGTTGCACGGCCTGACCATTGACCCGCGCCGGCTGCACGCCATTCGCACCCAGCGCAAGGCCGGGAGCCGCTACGCCAGCCTGGAACAGTGCGAGCACGAAGTCCGCCGGGCCGAGCGGCTGTTTCAGCGCGCCGGGATTCCGGTGCGCGACACCACCACCGCCAGCGTGGAAGAGATTGCTGCTGGCATCCTGAATACTCTGCGCCGCCGCTAA